A genome region from Streptomyces antimycoticus includes the following:
- a CDS encoding DUF6531 domain-containing protein has translation MSFGSDIEDKAKALLMKLGMWWPDANSGTLRHAADAWRTFADSVDDVRVATDKAATTLIHHNKGEAIDAFETFWGRYAKGKDEGWLSNLAKSARNMAKALDKFADTVDDAIEKLWTQISIDAVALVGGGLLTIVTGGASDGVAAEIIAMAAGLGVAVEEAVAVIAAEMLTGAVFTSVLSVTIDAAVAQPVKIALGQQKGFSLDEVNQAARDGMIDGGIFGAGLGVLKPGVMPKFTGVPDLLKPPKVPSLRPNLVEEGPAARPARKCPCTGEPIDIATGAMLMEHTDLTLPGSLPLVFERTHVSSYRGGVWFGPTWSSLLDERVQLDAEGVVFAAADGMRLVYPVPEAGVPTLPAKGARWPLEWDGKPDGVMTVTDPETGVVRTFVRPAATEEPGAVYLVLESLQDRNGARIDIERALSGAPLAVRHSGGYYLVVDTEGQRVTALRLLDEPPSIYTPERNREGGTVVMRYGYDEAGNLTEVINSSGEPLRFTYDDQGRVTSWTDRNGTSFRYVYGPDGKVVRTEGSDGVFNGGLEYDDAARTTVYTDSLGHRTAYRYNADGQLVEETGPLGHTTLTEWDARGDRKVSTTDPLGRTTRYAYDEDGNLTGVTLPDGSEARATYNALCLPVEVTEPGGGTWRHTYDDTGNLLSTTDPVGATTAYGYTERGHLAEVMDALGNTARLTPDPAGLPIAVTDPLGHTTSVRRDPFGRVVAATDPLGHTTRMGWTTEGKPVWREEPDGARESWTWDGEGNLLTHTDPAGHTTHQTSTHFDVPVTRTEPDGATYAFAYDTELRLTEVTNPQGLTWTYTYDPAGRLTTETDFNGRTVAYAHDPAGDLLTRTGGAGETLHFTRDALGRTTEQRDEAGARTTYAYDAQGALTRAANPDVELTLERDALGRVLSETVNGRTTTYAYDAVGRRTERMTPSGLMSVWTYDEAGRPAALRTGTAGTLTLTYDAAGRETERRIGEAVRLTQTWDRSDRLTTQTIAEGRGNEANRILQHRSYAYRPDGYLTEIRELTSGTRRFDLDPVGRVTAVHAHGWTETYAYDTAGNLTQATAPDHASPGDREFTGTVIHRAGRTTYEHDAQGRLTRRTRKLLNGRTRTWTYTWNAEDRLTDATTPDGDHWHYTYDPLGRRISKQRLAEDGTVRESLTFAWEDTRLAEQSTPEGNHTTWDYAPDTHRPLTQTDHTSLVREPGESLIEKFTGADDDTTPRFHAIITDLVGTPTELVTAAGDLAWQRRTTLWGTDFPTGASPSTVDCPLRFPGQYADPETGLHYNYFRHYDPETARYVTPDPLGLEPAPNHHGYLPDPRTGVDPLGLAGCKDAHVALRGWRNKDYQLGSQQIKLDKKGMKHFLERHHPEYWDGSTKGQQSFFDPKMSVTDVRSAVEDVLKQNRDTIDRRGVDKMYQVTGEVDGTTYVLGINRGRVGQFYPLNE, from the coding sequence GTGAGTTTCGGGAGCGATATCGAGGACAAGGCGAAGGCCCTCCTCATGAAGCTGGGCATGTGGTGGCCGGACGCCAATTCCGGCACGCTGCGCCACGCGGCCGACGCCTGGCGGACGTTCGCCGACAGTGTGGACGATGTGCGGGTCGCGACCGACAAGGCGGCCACGACGCTCATCCACCACAACAAGGGTGAGGCGATCGACGCCTTCGAGACCTTCTGGGGGCGTTACGCCAAGGGCAAGGACGAGGGCTGGCTGAGCAATCTCGCCAAGTCCGCGCGGAACATGGCCAAAGCGCTGGACAAGTTCGCCGACACGGTCGATGACGCGATCGAGAAGCTGTGGACGCAGATCAGCATCGATGCCGTCGCGCTTGTCGGCGGTGGGCTGCTGACCATCGTCACCGGAGGTGCCTCGGACGGGGTGGCGGCGGAGATCATCGCCATGGCCGCCGGTCTGGGCGTCGCCGTGGAGGAGGCGGTCGCCGTCATCGCGGCGGAGATGCTGACGGGCGCGGTCTTCACGAGCGTGCTGTCGGTGACGATCGACGCGGCGGTGGCCCAGCCGGTGAAGATCGCTCTGGGGCAGCAGAAGGGTTTCAGCCTGGACGAGGTCAATCAGGCGGCCAGGGACGGCATGATCGACGGCGGTATCTTCGGCGCCGGGCTGGGGGTGCTCAAGCCCGGTGTGATGCCCAAGTTCACCGGCGTGCCGGATCTGCTCAAGCCGCCGAAGGTGCCCTCGCTGCGCCCGAACCTGGTCGAGGAGGGCCCGGCCGCCCGCCCGGCCAGGAAGTGCCCGTGTACGGGTGAGCCGATCGACATCGCGACGGGTGCGATGTTGATGGAGCACACCGATCTGACGCTTCCCGGTTCGCTGCCGCTGGTGTTCGAGCGTACTCATGTGTCCTCGTACCGGGGCGGGGTGTGGTTCGGCCCGACCTGGAGCAGCCTGCTGGACGAGCGGGTCCAGCTGGACGCGGAGGGTGTGGTGTTCGCCGCCGCGGACGGGATGCGGTTGGTGTATCCGGTGCCGGAGGCGGGGGTGCCGACGCTGCCCGCGAAGGGTGCGCGGTGGCCGCTGGAGTGGGACGGCAAGCCGGACGGTGTCATGACGGTCACCGATCCGGAGACGGGTGTGGTGCGGACGTTCGTCCGTCCCGCCGCCACGGAGGAGCCGGGCGCGGTCTACCTGGTCCTGGAGAGCCTCCAGGACCGCAACGGCGCCCGCATCGACATCGAACGCGCCCTGAGCGGCGCCCCGCTGGCCGTCCGCCACTCCGGGGGCTACTACCTGGTCGTCGACACCGAGGGCCAGCGCGTCACCGCGCTCCGGCTCCTGGACGAACCGCCGTCGATCTACACCCCCGAGCGGAACCGCGAGGGCGGCACGGTGGTGATGCGCTACGGCTACGACGAAGCGGGCAACCTCACCGAGGTCATCAACTCCAGCGGCGAGCCGCTGCGGTTCACCTACGACGACCAGGGACGGGTGACGTCCTGGACCGACCGCAACGGCACCTCGTTCCGGTACGTGTACGGGCCGGACGGGAAGGTGGTGCGCACCGAGGGCAGCGACGGTGTCTTCAACGGCGGCCTGGAGTATGACGACGCGGCGCGGACGACGGTCTATACGGACTCGCTGGGCCACCGCACGGCGTATCGGTACAACGCCGACGGGCAGCTGGTCGAGGAGACCGGTCCGCTGGGGCACACGACGCTGACGGAGTGGGACGCGCGCGGCGACCGTAAGGTGTCGACGACGGATCCCCTGGGCCGTACCACCCGCTACGCGTACGACGAGGACGGCAATCTGACCGGCGTCACCCTGCCGGACGGCAGCGAGGCCCGGGCCACGTACAACGCGCTGTGCCTGCCGGTGGAGGTGACCGAGCCGGGCGGCGGGACATGGCGCCACACGTATGACGACACGGGGAACCTCCTCTCGACGACCGACCCCGTGGGGGCGACCACGGCCTACGGCTACACCGAGCGGGGCCACCTGGCCGAGGTGATGGACGCGCTGGGTAACACCGCGCGCCTGACCCCGGACCCGGCCGGGCTCCCCATCGCCGTAACGGACCCGTTGGGCCACACCACGAGCGTCCGCCGGGACCCCTTCGGCCGGGTGGTGGCGGCGACGGATCCGCTGGGCCATACGACCCGTATGGGCTGGACGACCGAGGGCAAACCGGTGTGGCGGGAGGAGCCGGACGGCGCCCGGGAGAGCTGGACCTGGGACGGCGAGGGGAACCTCCTCACCCACACGGACCCCGCGGGCCACACCACCCACCAGACGTCCACCCACTTCGACGTACCCGTGACCCGTACGGAGCCGGACGGCGCGACGTACGCCTTCGCCTACGACACCGAGCTGCGCCTGACCGAGGTCACCAACCCCCAGGGCCTGACCTGGACCTACACCTACGACCCGGCGGGTCGGCTCACCACCGAGACCGACTTCAACGGCCGCACCGTGGCCTACGCCCACGACCCGGCGGGCGACCTGCTGACCCGCACAGGCGGCGCGGGCGAGACGCTGCACTTCACCCGGGACGCGCTGGGCCGCACAACGGAACAGCGCGACGAGGCGGGCGCACGGACGACGTATGCCTACGACGCGCAGGGCGCCCTGACGCGAGCGGCCAATCCGGACGTCGAGCTGACCCTCGAACGGGACGCGTTGGGCCGGGTCCTGTCGGAGACGGTCAACGGCCGGACGACGACGTACGCGTATGACGCCGTGGGCCGCCGCACCGAACGCATGACGCCCTCGGGCCTGATGAGCGTCTGGACCTACGACGAGGCGGGCCGCCCCGCCGCGTTGCGCACCGGGACGGCGGGGACCCTGACCCTCACGTACGACGCGGCGGGCCGGGAGACGGAACGCCGCATCGGCGAGGCGGTGCGACTGACCCAGACCTGGGACAGGTCAGACCGCCTGACGACCCAGACAATCGCCGAGGGCCGTGGCAACGAGGCGAACCGGATCCTCCAACACCGCTCCTACGCCTACCGCCCGGACGGCTACCTCACCGAGATCCGCGAACTCACCTCGGGCACGCGCCGCTTCGACCTCGACCCGGTCGGCCGCGTGACGGCGGTCCACGCCCACGGCTGGACCGAGACGTACGCCTACGACACGGCGGGCAACCTGACGCAGGCCACGGCCCCTGACCACGCGTCCCCCGGCGACCGCGAGTTCACCGGCACGGTGATCCACCGAGCGGGCCGCACGACGTACGAACACGACGCCCAGGGCCGCCTCACCCGCCGCACCCGCAAACTCCTCAACGGCCGGACCCGCACCTGGACCTACACCTGGAACGCGGAAGACCGCCTGACGGACGCGACAACCCCGGACGGCGACCATTGGCACTACACATACGACCCCCTCGGCCGCCGCATATCCAAACAACGCCTGGCCGAGGACGGCACGGTGAGGGAGTCGCTGACCTTCGCGTGGGAAGACACTCGCCTTGCCGAGCAATCCACACCAGAGGGCAACCACACCACCTGGGACTACGCCCCGGACACCCACCGCCCCCTGACCCAAACCGACCACACGTCACTGGTGCGCGAGCCCGGCGAATCCCTCATAGAGAAATTCACCGGCGCCGACGACGACACCACACCGCGCTTCCACGCCATCATCACGGACCTGGTCGGCACCCCAACGGAGTTGGTCACCGCGGCCGGTGACCTGGCCTGGCAACGCCGCACCACCCTCTGGGGCACAGATTTCCCCACCGGGGCAAGCCCTTCAACGGTCGACTGCCCCCTCCGCTTCCCCGGCCAATACGCCGACCCCGAAACGGGCCTGCACTACAACTACTTCCGCCACTACGACCCGGAAACGGCCCGCTACGTCACCCCAGACCCGCTGGGCCTCGAGCCTGCCCCCAACCACCACGGGTATCTTCCTGATCCTCGGACTGGGGTCGATCCCCTGGGGCTGGCAGGTTGTAAGGATGCCCATGTAGCACTCCGAGGTTGGCGAAACAAGGATTACCAGCTCGGAAGCCAGCAGATAAAGCTGGACAAGAAGGGTATGAAGCACTTCCTTGAGCGACATCACCCGGAGTACTGGGATGGCTCAACGAAGGGTCAACAATCCTTCTTCGATCCGAAAATGAGCGTTACGGACGTCAGGTCGGCTGTCGAAGATGTACTCAAGCAGAACCGTGACACGATAGACCGGCGTGGCGTTGATAAAATGTACCAAGTGACCGGTGAGGTTGACGGGACAACCTACGTCCTGGGTATCAATCGGGGACGAGTTGGCCAGTTCTACCCGCTCAACGAATAA
- a CDS encoding DUF6879 family protein, giving the protein MLDLLAPVLVPDQGDRLTRTAYKQDFREREDAVRDGSSWKLERRQHFEEQGSPSRDALRRGDWEEALRLLADRRDTLAATAQEDERRGYAFHRVRVVERPLTPYVQWELHSQRQRAEYGQRIRVVPAEQVAASEDTGPLPEVVVLGGHTLFQVLYTEAGVANGAIRYTDRDLVERWENYIKALYAVGEEVISYFDREVAHLDPPTPSDEGRE; this is encoded by the coding sequence ATGCTTGACCTCCTCGCCCCCGTCCTCGTTCCCGACCAGGGCGATCGGCTCACCCGCACCGCCTACAAGCAGGACTTCCGAGAACGGGAGGACGCGGTCCGTGACGGGAGTTCCTGGAAGCTGGAGCGCCGACAGCACTTCGAGGAGCAGGGCAGTCCGAGCCGGGACGCCCTGCGCCGGGGTGACTGGGAGGAGGCGCTTCGGCTCCTCGCCGACCGGCGCGACACCTTGGCGGCGACCGCCCAGGAGGACGAGCGCCGAGGGTATGCCTTTCACCGTGTGCGGGTGGTCGAGAGGCCACTGACGCCGTACGTGCAGTGGGAACTCCACTCCCAGCGGCAGCGTGCGGAGTACGGGCAGCGGATCAGGGTCGTCCCCGCCGAACAGGTAGCCGCCTCGGAGGACACCGGCCCGCTTCCGGAAGTGGTTGTCCTGGGTGGCCACACCCTCTTCCAAGTCCTCTACACCGAAGCAGGAGTTGCGAACGGCGCGATCCGCTACACCGACCGTGATCTCGTCGAGCGCTGGGAGAACTACATCAAGGCACTCTACGCGGTGGGTGAAGAGGTGATCTCCTACTTCGACCGCGAGGTGGCGCACCTTGATCCGCCGACGCCTAGCGACGAGGGAAGGGAGTAG
- a CDS encoding ATP-binding protein, whose protein sequence is MNAILTSDDGSPLVVSVYVIAGTAGAGKTSLALRWAHQVRERFPDGQLYANLRGYDPGEPVAAREALHRLLISLGVQTEAVPQDLDAAAALYRSLLADRRVLVVLDNAATVGQVRPLLPGSAHSLVLVTGRSRLSGLAVRDGARRLTLGVLPEPEAVALLRVVTAGYRPVDDERQLAELARLCARLPLALRIAAERAASHPHLRLDDLIADLRDESALWDALSTGDDEEAEAVRTVFAWSYRALSEQAARLFRLLGLHPGPEFGLRAAAALAGATSISRSRQLLDSLVGAHLLEQTAPDRYQFHDLLRAYAIDQAQHEEPPVEREAALRRVLEWYLHTADAAQGWINPAEDRVTLTPASDDISPLTFSDYDAAVDWAEREHANLLQAVRTAADAGHDRLAWQLSTVLWNAQFPSASGTSWPAVGRIGLEAAERLGERAAQGALHTYLGMAYTRINRLAQSLESHENALTIRRDLGDRLGEARSLNLIGLNHLRARRLGPAARHFEQAISAFQEQDAAHWAATAMSNLATTHYRAGRLPEAATVIDQALAAHRALDDQRGEGNILRVLSDVQRERGDVEASLASAQAALDIALTLRNLRLEGFWLLTLGDAQQAKGQYAEALTSYQRSGTLHRRLADRSREALAWQGVGEVYRRLGRHAEAADFYRQAASTHRDLGDEWHQALALDGLGSAVLGESPEEARRHWAQALRLLADFDDPRAAAAREGIEHRLTETS, encoded by the coding sequence TTGAATGCCATCCTCACCAGCGACGACGGCAGTCCGCTAGTCGTCTCGGTATACGTCATCGCCGGCACCGCCGGCGCCGGTAAGACATCGCTGGCACTGCGCTGGGCACACCAGGTCCGGGAGCGTTTCCCGGATGGCCAGCTGTACGCCAATCTGCGCGGCTACGACCCCGGAGAGCCGGTCGCGGCACGTGAGGCCCTGCACCGCTTGCTGATCTCGCTCGGTGTCCAGACCGAAGCCGTACCGCAGGATCTCGACGCGGCCGCCGCGCTGTACCGCTCGTTACTGGCCGACCGCCGGGTACTGGTCGTCCTGGACAACGCGGCCACCGTCGGCCAGGTCAGGCCGTTGCTGCCCGGGAGCGCACACAGCCTGGTGCTGGTCACCGGCCGCAGCCGCCTGTCCGGCCTCGCCGTCCGGGACGGGGCCCGCAGGCTCACGCTTGGCGTGCTGCCGGAGCCGGAGGCGGTTGCCCTGCTGCGCGTCGTCACCGCGGGATACCGGCCGGTCGATGACGAACGGCAGCTCGCCGAATTGGCCCGGCTGTGCGCACGACTTCCGCTCGCTCTGCGGATAGCCGCCGAACGCGCCGCCAGCCACCCCCACCTACGACTGGACGACCTGATCGCCGACCTACGGGACGAATCGGCCCTCTGGGACGCCCTGAGCACGGGCGACGACGAGGAAGCCGAAGCCGTCCGCACCGTCTTCGCGTGGTCCTATCGAGCCCTGTCCGAGCAAGCCGCTCGTTTGTTCCGCCTGCTGGGCCTACACCCCGGACCCGAGTTCGGGCTGCGGGCCGCCGCGGCCCTGGCAGGGGCGACCAGCATCAGTCGGTCCCGGCAACTGCTGGACTCTCTGGTCGGCGCACATCTCCTGGAACAGACCGCCCCGGACCGCTACCAGTTCCATGACCTGCTGCGTGCCTACGCCATCGACCAGGCCCAGCACGAGGAGCCGCCGGTCGAGCGGGAGGCAGCGCTGCGACGCGTGCTGGAGTGGTACCTGCACACCGCCGATGCAGCGCAGGGCTGGATCAACCCCGCTGAGGACCGTGTGACCCTCACGCCCGCCTCGGATGACATCAGCCCGCTGACGTTCTCCGATTACGACGCTGCCGTGGACTGGGCCGAGCGGGAGCACGCCAACCTCCTCCAGGCCGTGCGCACGGCGGCCGACGCCGGCCATGACCGACTGGCGTGGCAGCTGTCCACGGTCCTGTGGAACGCGCAGTTCCCTTCCGCCTCGGGCACAAGCTGGCCGGCCGTGGGCCGCATCGGCCTGGAGGCAGCCGAACGGCTGGGGGAACGCGCCGCACAAGGCGCACTCCACACCTACCTCGGCATGGCCTACACCCGCATCAACCGCTTGGCCCAGAGCCTCGAATCCCACGAGAACGCGCTGACGATCCGGCGGGACCTGGGTGACCGCCTTGGCGAAGCACGTTCACTCAACCTGATCGGGCTGAACCACCTCCGCGCCAGACGACTCGGCCCCGCAGCCCGCCACTTCGAGCAGGCCATCTCCGCCTTCCAGGAGCAGGACGCCGCCCACTGGGCCGCCACGGCGATGTCCAACCTCGCGACCACCCACTACCGCGCCGGTCGGCTTCCGGAGGCGGCGACCGTCATCGACCAGGCCCTGGCAGCGCACCGCGCTCTCGATGATCAGCGCGGCGAGGGCAACATCCTGCGGGTGCTGAGTGACGTCCAACGCGAACGGGGCGATGTCGAGGCATCCCTGGCCTCGGCCCAGGCCGCCCTCGACATCGCCCTCACCCTCCGCAACCTCCGCCTGGAGGGCTTCTGGCTGCTGACCCTCGGCGATGCCCAGCAGGCGAAGGGGCAGTATGCGGAGGCCCTGACCTCCTACCAGCGGTCCGGCACGCTGCACCGACGCCTCGCTGACCGCAGCCGAGAGGCGCTGGCCTGGCAGGGAGTTGGTGAGGTGTACCGCCGGCTCGGACGTCATGCCGAGGCGGCCGACTTCTACCGTCAGGCCGCCTCGACGCACCGCGATCTCGGGGATGAGTGGCACCAGGCCCTGGCCCTCGACGGCCTGGGCTCGGCCGTACTCGGCGAAAGCCCGGAGGAAGCCCGTCGGCACTGGGCACAGGCGCTGAGGCTCCTCGCTGACTTCGACGATCCTCGCGCAGCGGCGGCGCGTGAGGGCATCGAACATCGGCTGACAGAAACAAGCTGA
- a CDS encoding CopG family transcriptional regulator, whose protein sequence is MPQDIAETAYARSAPSGLSAYVTRQIERDNLNELISIAEAEHGLINEKETQAKRKQLMHAREQQLGG, encoded by the coding sequence ATGCCGCAGGACATCGCAGAAACCGCCTACGCGCGCAGCGCCCCTTCCGGCCTCTCCGCGTACGTCACCCGCCAGATCGAGCGGGACAATCTCAATGAGCTGATCTCGATCGCCGAGGCCGAGCACGGGCTGATCAATGAGAAAGAGACTCAGGCCAAGCGAAAGCAGCTGATGCACGCCCGCGAGCAGCAGCTGGGAGGCTGA
- a CDS encoding DUF397 domain-containing protein: MEKIDLYSIDPASLAWQKSSFTANNGECFELAPLPGGGVAVRDSKNPSGSHLCFTSGEWRAFKAGMTAGDFDNL, encoded by the coding sequence ATGGAGAAGATAGACCTCTACTCGATCGACCCTGCATCCCTCGCCTGGCAGAAGAGCAGCTTCACCGCGAACAATGGTGAGTGCTTCGAGCTGGCGCCACTCCCCGGCGGAGGGGTGGCTGTTCGTGATTCGAAGAACCCATCCGGTTCGCATCTGTGCTTCACCTCTGGCGAGTGGCGAGCCTTCAAGGCAGGGATGACCGCCGGAGACTTCGACAATCTTTAG
- a CDS encoding helix-turn-helix domain-containing protein, giving the protein MTNSNSTLLMSRVTFGRALRRLRHEANRFTIAEVAAALGCDVSLISRIENGKRVCSQRHFAQLMDLYEVSADQRDELAELHASARERRQPWWAPYSEVISAQYERFLGFEAAASTVHEYQVGILPGLLQTEAYATAVTGVGFASLGPDQIEALVEVRSLRQRHCLHETTAPLECHYVIAQAALDFQVGGARTHQEQLGHLVEISTHPSVDLRVIPYEKGEQAAQISAFRILQFSDEDVPDVAFGESVAGSLTMDDPRDLRRLHRLFRSLTDAALSPEESRDVIARTRNRGS; this is encoded by the coding sequence ATGACCAACAGCAACAGCACCTTGCTGATGTCTCGCGTCACGTTCGGCCGGGCTCTGCGGCGTCTGCGACATGAAGCCAATCGCTTCACCATCGCGGAAGTTGCGGCGGCGCTCGGTTGCGACGTCTCCTTGATCAGCCGGATCGAGAACGGAAAGCGGGTCTGCTCCCAGCGGCACTTCGCCCAGCTCATGGACCTCTACGAGGTCTCCGCTGACCAGCGTGACGAACTTGCCGAGCTGCACGCATCCGCCCGGGAGCGACGCCAGCCGTGGTGGGCGCCGTACAGCGAAGTGATCAGCGCGCAGTACGAACGCTTCCTCGGGTTCGAGGCGGCGGCCTCGACTGTGCACGAGTATCAAGTCGGCATCCTGCCAGGGCTCTTGCAGACAGAGGCTTACGCGACGGCGGTGACCGGCGTGGGCTTCGCCTCGCTGGGGCCAGACCAGATCGAGGCGCTTGTCGAGGTACGCAGCCTGCGTCAGCGGCATTGTCTCCACGAAACGACAGCTCCACTGGAGTGCCACTACGTCATCGCGCAGGCGGCCCTGGACTTCCAGGTCGGCGGTGCACGGACGCACCAGGAACAGTTGGGGCATCTGGTGGAGATCTCAACGCATCCCAGCGTCGACCTACGCGTCATCCCCTACGAGAAGGGCGAACAGGCAGCTCAGATCTCAGCCTTCAGGATTCTCCAGTTCTCGGACGAAGACGTGCCCGACGTGGCCTTCGGTGAGTCGGTCGCTGGTAGCTTGACGATGGACGACCCACGGGACCTGCGACGCCTGCACCGACTGTTCCGCAGTCTCACCGATGCGGCCCTCTCCCCGGAGGAGAGCCGCGACGTCATCGCTCGTACGAGAAACAGGGGAAGCTAA
- a CDS encoding ATP-binding protein codes for MSEPYEVKFRLPRRRSSVPRARALLYSVLADWGVGQEAAEVGELVLSELVTNALRVRVPNDRLVEVRIARLVDEGVLRLEVSDAGEGKPEVRKPEEDETGGRGLLLVEALAHRWGYERRACGIGKTVWVELKAPDLVSERDGVEIAALAVRVGQRVRVWGEWRTVRSVGTQQRTSGGLTVVLALDDGSAVRIDAAEPLTVRDAGVSSSPRGREDAPG; via the coding sequence GTGAGCGAACCGTACGAAGTCAAGTTTCGCCTGCCCCGTCGACGGAGCAGCGTTCCACGGGCGCGGGCGCTGCTGTATTCCGTGCTCGCCGACTGGGGTGTCGGGCAGGAGGCCGCGGAGGTGGGGGAACTGGTGTTGTCGGAGCTGGTGACCAATGCCCTGCGTGTGCGTGTACCCAATGACCGACTGGTGGAGGTGCGGATCGCACGGCTGGTGGATGAGGGCGTGCTACGGCTTGAAGTCAGTGACGCTGGCGAGGGCAAGCCGGAGGTGCGGAAGCCGGAAGAGGACGAGACAGGCGGGCGAGGGCTGCTGCTAGTGGAGGCTCTGGCTCATCGCTGGGGCTATGAGAGGCGGGCCTGCGGGATCGGGAAAACCGTCTGGGTCGAGCTGAAGGCGCCGGATCTGGTGTCGGAACGGGACGGAGTAGAGATCGCCGCGTTGGCGGTCCGAGTCGGTCAGCGTGTACGGGTGTGGGGTGAGTGGCGCACCGTCCGCAGTGTGGGTACCCAGCAGCGCACATCGGGCGGGCTCACCGTGGTGCTAGCCCTGGACGACGGCTCGGCAGTGCGAATCGATGCTGCCGAGCCGCTGACCGTCCGAGACGCTGGCGTGTCCTCCTCGCCCCGAGGTAGGGAGGACGCGCCAGGATAG
- a CDS encoding phospholipase D-like domain-containing protein gives MDTAAAATNIAAAAGTGFEVSAVIVNAVIDQRLVSYALAHAGVLDGEGNLTAGAPLLLAQAHAMVAMSVEEGWELVLTVPAFLKDSLSIMSRDNGGPGLPLDTGRTIREVAETAQTRLVIAAPYLHPSFAIALAPALTTLLQNGGTATVITRALGWSAPNRSNANVEAVTVLREAVGTASGKLTVCSWDEVGLGVHFKIVLADDRLAYIGSANLTPGGTGAHAEAGVLLRGARVKSLSRWLQVVADELTRRSVS, from the coding sequence GTGGACACCGCGGCGGCCGCGACCAACATCGCGGCCGCTGCGGGCACCGGCTTTGAAGTGTCCGCAGTCATCGTGAACGCCGTCATCGACCAGCGGCTCGTCTCGTACGCTCTCGCACACGCGGGCGTTCTCGATGGGGAAGGAAACCTCACAGCAGGTGCGCCACTGCTCCTAGCTCAAGCACACGCGATGGTAGCGATGTCGGTAGAGGAGGGGTGGGAGCTGGTGCTCACGGTGCCAGCCTTCCTCAAGGATTCGCTGAGCATAATGTCACGCGACAACGGAGGACCAGGGCTTCCGCTCGACACGGGTCGCACTATTCGCGAAGTCGCGGAAACCGCCCAAACACGTCTCGTGATCGCCGCGCCGTACCTGCATCCGTCCTTCGCCATCGCACTTGCGCCTGCCCTCACCACGCTCCTACAGAACGGTGGGACCGCCACGGTAATTACCAGGGCTTTGGGCTGGTCCGCGCCGAATCGCTCCAACGCCAATGTGGAGGCGGTAACGGTCCTTCGTGAGGCGGTCGGCACCGCCAGCGGCAAGCTAACAGTTTGCTCGTGGGACGAGGTTGGGCTAGGTGTTCACTTCAAGATCGTGCTGGCAGACGATCGACTCGCGTACATCGGCTCCGCGAACCTCACTCCGGGAGGAACGGGCGCCCACGCGGAAGCTGGCGTGCTACTACGGGGGGCACGAGTGAAGTCACTTTCCCGGTGGCTTCAAGTGGTGGCGGATGAGCTCACACGACGCTCCGTCTCATGA